In a genomic window of Gemmatimonadaceae bacterium:
- the rpoN gene encoding RNA polymerase factor sigma-54 — translation MKTGLQQHAGLRQELKVNPRLYQAMDLLYMPLLDLQQHLKQELLTNPFLELVEPEEDDDDSPDAEESSEPEDLAEPETTSEAAAEPEKTGDDDVDWEAVLLDGFETGGQREEHEQREWYEPVTVDSRDLGDHLTEQLSLLELSPRQAFLAEEFVGNINDDGWLACSLEEIQRGVNELLQKEAEERDIDGTVPVFTDAEILQMLQIIQDLDPPGVGARDLRECLLLQLRAAGQRESLAYRLVEEAFEELIAHRWSELSKRFGISAQDVQGAADEIAKLDPRPGLRFSAGSDNYIIPDLVVEKIEGHYHIFLNDGNLPRLKLSRTYQEIARDKKKYDAESKDFIASKLNSANWMIQAIEQRRQTMLKVMHYIVDRQKDFFERGVQALRPLTLREVAEAVGMHESTVSRVTNEKFVQTPRGVLPLKFFFSSGLSTADGDDVSARGIKDQIQKLVSGEDAKNPLTDQAIVEILQQTGVNIARRTVAKYRDQLGVLPARMRKRV, via the coding sequence ATGAAGACAGGTCTCCAGCAACACGCCGGACTCCGACAGGAGCTCAAGGTCAATCCACGCCTGTATCAGGCGATGGATTTGCTCTACATGCCCCTGCTCGACCTCCAGCAGCACCTCAAGCAGGAGCTGCTCACCAATCCCTTCCTCGAGCTCGTCGAGCCCGAGGAGGACGACGACGACAGCCCCGATGCGGAGGAGTCGTCGGAACCGGAGGATCTGGCCGAGCCGGAAACCACCTCGGAAGCCGCCGCCGAGCCCGAGAAGACGGGCGACGACGACGTCGACTGGGAAGCCGTGCTGCTCGATGGCTTCGAAACCGGGGGCCAGCGCGAAGAGCACGAGCAGCGGGAGTGGTACGAGCCCGTCACCGTCGATTCCCGCGATCTGGGCGACCACCTCACGGAGCAGCTCTCGCTCCTCGAGCTGTCGCCGCGTCAGGCGTTTCTCGCCGAGGAATTCGTCGGGAACATCAACGACGACGGCTGGCTCGCCTGCTCGCTGGAAGAAATCCAGCGCGGCGTGAACGAGCTGCTGCAAAAGGAAGCCGAAGAACGCGACATCGACGGCACGGTGCCGGTCTTTACCGACGCCGAGATTCTGCAGATGCTGCAGATCATTCAGGATCTCGATCCGCCGGGCGTCGGCGCGCGGGATCTGCGCGAATGCCTGCTGCTGCAGCTCCGTGCCGCCGGTCAGCGGGAGTCGCTCGCGTATCGCCTCGTGGAAGAGGCGTTCGAGGAGCTCATCGCCCATCGGTGGAGCGAGCTCTCCAAGCGCTTTGGTATTTCCGCGCAGGACGTGCAGGGCGCCGCCGACGAAATCGCCAAGCTCGATCCGCGCCCGGGCCTCCGCTTCAGCGCCGGCAGCGACAACTACATCATCCCCGACCTCGTCGTCGAGAAGATCGAAGGGCATTACCACATCTTCCTGAACGACGGCAATCTGCCGCGCCTCAAGCTCTCGCGCACCTATCAGGAAATCGCGCGCGACAAGAAGAAGTACGACGCGGAGAGCAAGGATTTCATCGCCAGCAAGCTCAACTCGGCGAACTGGATGATTCAGGCCATCGAGCAGCGTCGGCAGACGATGCTCAAGGTCATGCATTACATCGTCGATCGGCAGAAGGACTTCTTCGAGCGTGGCGTGCAGGCGCTGCGCCCGCTCACCCTGCGCGAAGTGGCCGAAGCCGTCGGCATGCACGAAAGCACCGTCAGCCGCGTCACGAACGAGAAGTTCGTCCAGACGCCACGGGGCGTGCTGCCGCTCAAGTTCTTCTTCTCCTCCGGCCTCTCCACGGCCGATGGCGACGACGTCTCCGCCCGCGGGATCAAGGACCAGATCCAGAAGCTGGTCTCCGGCGAGGACGCCAAGAACCCGCTGACCGACCAGGCGATCGTCGAGATCCTCCAGCAGACCGGCGTCAACATCGCGCGT
- the lptB gene encoding LPS export ABC transporter ATP-binding protein, whose protein sequence is MARQLRATGEHRRPSPTPASTSAAAPASVLSADGLVKIYKGRRVVNDVALRVAQGEIVGLLGPNGAGKTTTFYMLVGLIAPQAGRIRLDGNDITDMPMYRRARQGIGYLSQEPSIFRKLTVEQNILAVLETLPISAEERKARLETLLDELSIKHLRKSKAYQLSGGERRRLEITRALVTQPKFMMLDEPFAGVDPIAVHDIQTIVADLRHRGIGVLISDHNVEQTLDIVDRAYIMFEGQVKVSGTVRELVFDDSVAEDYLGPTLAARLRRRFAEADEGVLTE, encoded by the coding sequence GTGGCACGGCAGCTTCGGGCCACGGGCGAGCATCGGCGGCCGTCCCCGACCCCCGCCTCCACGTCGGCCGCCGCGCCAGCCTCGGTCCTCAGCGCCGACGGCCTCGTGAAGATCTACAAGGGCCGCCGGGTCGTGAACGACGTCGCCCTCCGCGTGGCGCAGGGTGAGATCGTCGGGCTCCTGGGACCGAACGGCGCCGGCAAGACCACCACGTTCTATATGCTGGTCGGGTTGATTGCTCCCCAGGCCGGGCGTATCCGCTTGGATGGCAACGACATCACCGACATGCCCATGTACCGCCGCGCACGGCAGGGGATCGGTTACCTTTCACAGGAGCCGTCAATCTTCCGTAAGCTGACGGTCGAACAGAATATTTTGGCGGTCCTCGAGACGTTGCCCATCTCCGCCGAGGAGCGGAAGGCGCGTCTGGAGACCCTGCTGGACGAACTCAGCATCAAGCACCTGCGCAAGAGCAAGGCCTATCAACTCTCGGGCGGCGAACGTCGCCGTCTCGAGATCACCCGCGCTCTGGTCACGCAACCCAAGTTCATGATGCTCGATGAGCCGTTCGCCGGCGTGGACCCGATCGCGGTCCACGATATTCAGACCATCGTGGCGGACCTCCGCCACCGTGGCATCGGCGTGCTCATCAGCGACCACAACGTCGAACAGACCCTCGACATCGTCGATCGGGCGTACATCATGTTCGAGGGGCAGGTGAAGGTCTCCGGTACAGTTCGTGAACTCGTCTTCGACGATTCCGTCGCGGAGGATTATCTCGGGCCCACCCTGGCGGCCCGACTCCGCCGACGCTTCGCCGAAGCAGACGAGGGAGTGCTGACCGAATGA
- the lptC gene encoding LPS export ABC transporter periplasmic protein LptC, which yields MRRAQVVTMAVAAVSLLGAAACPQKKTAGVAPKRLTIPDSAETIAFGTRVVLTDRGVNKGELLSDTALTYEDGTRLVLYPVNMTFYTTTGAKDGVMTAKWGTYNQRLQRLEVRGNVVVVREDGKRLSTPQLVYDQQRNQFFTDSAFTLNEPKRTMTGIGFESDPKMTTSKCLKSCKFTGAVQVPTK from the coding sequence ATGCGGCGCGCACAGGTCGTGACGATGGCGGTGGCCGCCGTGTCCCTGCTGGGGGCCGCCGCGTGTCCCCAGAAGAAGACAGCAGGCGTCGCCCCCAAGCGGCTGACGATCCCCGACTCGGCGGAAACGATCGCCTTCGGCACCCGGGTCGTCCTGACGGACCGCGGCGTCAACAAGGGCGAGCTCTTGAGCGATACCGCGCTCACGTACGAGGATGGCACGCGCCTTGTCTTGTATCCGGTGAATATGACGTTTTACACCACCACCGGAGCCAAGGACGGCGTGATGACCGCCAAGTGGGGCACGTACAACCAGCGGCTGCAGCGCCTGGAAGTGCGCGGCAACGTTGTGGTCGTGCGCGAAGATGGCAAGCGGCTCAGCACGCCGCAGTTGGTCTACGATCAGCAGCGCAATCAGTTCTTCACCGATTCGGCGTTCACGCTCAATGAGCCGAAGCGGACCATGACGGGCATCGGCTTCGAAAGCGATCCGAAGATGACGACGTCCAAGTGCCTGAAGTCGTGCAAGTTTACTGGCGCGGTGCAGGTACCCACGAAGTGA
- a CDS encoding KpsF/GutQ family sugar-phosphate isomerase has translation MDRCGGAVCRESQRGWRCGDGGASVSQAEIIARGQRVLALEAEALRNVEQALGASFVTAVQLLAGCRGRVIVAGVGKSGLVGRKMAATFTSTGTPAMFLHPVESLHGDLGIVGPDDVAILISKSGESDELLGLIEALARMGVKMIAMTAGPESRLARLTDVTLDLLVKEEACPHDLAPTTSTTVTLALGDALAVALMAEKGFRAEDFARLHPGGALGRKLLTRVSDVMETERLPVLPKSATMREAVVLLAERRGIAIVVEQERVSGVVTAGDLTRLLERHQDVLTVPVASVMTTSPRLAQEHELGSAVVHRMETHGIMAMPVTSASGTLVGVVHLHDLMRAGAV, from the coding sequence ATGGATCGATGCGGTGGAGCGGTATGTCGCGAGTCGCAGCGTGGATGGCGATGTGGTGACGGAGGTGCGTCAGTGAGCCAGGCCGAGATCATCGCGCGCGGTCAGCGCGTCCTTGCGCTCGAGGCGGAGGCGCTGCGCAACGTGGAGCAGGCGCTTGGCGCCTCGTTCGTCACCGCGGTGCAATTGCTGGCGGGTTGTCGCGGGCGCGTGATCGTCGCCGGCGTCGGCAAGTCGGGGCTCGTGGGCCGCAAGATGGCGGCGACGTTCACGAGTACGGGCACGCCGGCCATGTTTCTCCACCCGGTGGAGAGCCTGCACGGCGACCTTGGCATCGTGGGCCCGGATGACGTCGCCATTCTCATTTCGAAGAGTGGCGAGAGCGACGAACTGCTCGGGCTGATCGAGGCGCTCGCGCGCATGGGGGTCAAGATGATCGCCATGACCGCCGGCCCCGAGTCGCGGCTCGCGCGCCTCACCGATGTCACGCTCGATCTGCTGGTGAAGGAGGAGGCGTGCCCACACGATCTCGCCCCGACCACCAGCACGACCGTCACGCTGGCGCTGGGCGACGCGCTGGCGGTGGCGCTCATGGCCGAGAAGGGATTCCGTGCCGAAGACTTTGCGCGCCTGCATCCCGGTGGAGCCCTTGGCCGCAAGCTGTTGACGCGCGTGAGTGACGTTATGGAAACCGAACGGCTGCCCGTGCTGCCGAAGTCGGCCACGATGCGCGAGGCCGTGGTGCTGCTCGCCGAGCGCCGGGGCATTGCCATCGTGGTGGAACAGGAGCGCGTCTCCGGGGTCGTCACCGCTGGCGATCTCACGCGTCTGCTGGAGCGCCACCAGGATGTGCTCACGGTTCCCGTGGCCTCCGTCATGACCACGTCGCCGCGCCTGGCGCAGGAGCACGAATTGGGGAGTGCGGTGGTGCATCGCATGGAAACGCATGGCATCATGGCGATGCCGGTGACCTCCGCGAGCGGAACGCTCGTCGGGGTCGTTCATCTGCATGACCTCATGCGCGCGGGAGCGGTGTGA
- a CDS encoding HAD hydrolase family protein, with amino-acid sequence MMDADGLAPLTVYAPRIEPAVAKRIKVVGFDVDGVLTDGGVYLGSTRHDEAWLPFELKRYDIQDGLGMAMLRECGLKVVIITGRVSESVATRGRELRVDACIQDPHARKLPALRRLCDEWGMTLDEVAFVGDDLPDLAVLRAVGLPVAVGNCVAEVARAAHLQLARTGGRGAVREFAEALLHARGEWIDAVERYVASRSVDGDVVTEVRQ; translated from the coding sequence ATGATGGACGCTGACGGCCTCGCGCCGCTCACGGTGTATGCACCGCGGATCGAGCCCGCGGTGGCCAAGCGCATCAAGGTGGTCGGCTTCGATGTGGACGGCGTCCTCACCGACGGCGGCGTCTACCTCGGCAGCACGCGCCATGACGAGGCGTGGCTGCCATTCGAGCTCAAGCGCTACGACATCCAGGACGGTCTCGGGATGGCGATGCTGCGCGAGTGCGGACTCAAGGTCGTGATCATCACCGGGCGCGTGTCCGAAAGCGTGGCCACGCGCGGTCGGGAGCTGCGGGTGGATGCGTGCATCCAGGATCCGCACGCGCGCAAGCTGCCCGCGCTGCGGCGACTCTGCGACGAATGGGGCATGACGCTCGACGAGGTCGCGTTCGTGGGCGACGACCTGCCCGATCTGGCGGTGCTGCGCGCAGTGGGGCTCCCCGTGGCCGTGGGCAACTGCGTCGCCGAGGTCGCCCGCGCGGCCCATCTGCAGCTCGCCAGGACGGGCGGGCGCGGGGCGGTACGCGAATTTGCCGAGGCACTGCTGCACGCGCGGGGCGAATGGATCGATGCGGTGGAGCGGTATGTCGCGAGTCGCAGCGTGGATGGCGATGTGGTGACGGAGGTGCGTCAGTGA